In the bacterium SCSIO 12741 genome, ATTGAAAGAGCAGGTGGTCTACCAGCTGCAACAGGCCTATCCAGGATGTAAATCGGATCTACGATTCTGGACCGGACGAGAGGTGGAGTTTCTTCAACAGGACTTACAGAATCGGGTAAATGGTCGGGTGTCGGAGCGGTGGTTTTACAACTACTTAAAACCGGAGAAAACGGAAAAGCTTCCCCGAATCGATATGTTGGATCTTCTTGCCAATTATGTAGGCCGGGATAACTGGGAAAAGTTTGTGCACGACGAAATGAATCCCAACAGCACTTCCCCCTCTTCTTCCTCTTCACCCGCCCCTAAGGTCCAATGGAAATACCTGCTGGGAATAGGCTTTACCTTGGTCATTTTGGTCTTTTTCCTTTTCGAAGAATTGCGCAGCGACTCTTCGCCACCTCAGCACCAACTAACGCTAAAATTTCCAGAAAACCTCCCCACTTTTATCGCACAAGACACCCGAATTCAATTACTAACGGAAGGCGAATCACCCAAAAATCTCGCCCTGGATTCGATGAACCGAATCTCGGTGGAAGCTCAAGGTAAAACCCGATTAGTGGTTTCCGGCCCATATATCAAAACCGACACGATCATTAGAACCTTTACCTCCCAAAAAAGCCATGAGGATTTAATACTTGAGCCCGACCACTACGCTTTGCTCATCCATTACATCTCCTCTATTGAGTTGAAAAACTGGAAGGAAAAAGAAAAGCAGCTCAATGGCATTTTCGTGGACCATGCCCAGATCTATCAGGTGATGGCGGGAAATCAAATGGGGATGGACTTGTTCAACAAAAAACAGTTTATCCGAAAGCTGATATTTCCGGGAAGTAACCTGAAGAATGTTGAAGTATTGGATGTGGTGTATGAAGGCGACCGTATTTCCAAATTAAAATTTGTGAGTCATGAATAGAATTCTTCTTCTAATACTATTGACCGGTTTGAGCCACACTGGGTGGGGACAGTCCTCCCAATCTTACCGTTCGTATGACCAACAATTTGCCAATGAAAAATTGACTTCTACCGAGCTCAAAGCCTACGAAGCTCGGGGAATTCAAAAACTATCGGACTATTTCTTCTACCTGCAAAAAATAGCAGAAATGGATAGCCTTCCCGATGTTCAGAATCAATACTGGGAGGAATTAAAAAGCCTCTTTATTCATCCAGAAGTTCAGGTATATGACCACATAATGCGATCGCCTTCCGCACTTTTTGATTTAGGTAGGCGTGCTGCAAAAATGGATTCCTACAAAGATCCGGTTCACCTTGAATCGATGGGTTCTAAAGCAGCAGATCAAAATCAATCATCTCCTGACCAATATCGAATTGTCCAGCAGTTTAGGTTAGTTTTTCCGGAAAACGATATCGTATTACTGGAAGTCGCCTTTTACCTGGTCCATCAAGATGTTCAGTTCGATGATGAGACCCAAAAAGTTTGGAAAATATACCTCGGCGAAATGAGCGCCATCAACCAATAGATCACCTTACCTGAGATCTGGTTACAAAGCTCCCGGATTCGGATACACCCGTGGAAAACGATGATTTCAATTTTGCTTCCATCATTGAAAAACATCAAAATCACACACATGACACCACGAAAAGTAGCTTTAGTAACCGGCGGTAGTCGCGGACTGGGTAAAGAAATGGCACTGCGCATTGCGGAATACAATATTGACGTAGTCATCACCTATCATCAAAATGAAGCAGCAGCCCTTGAGGTTGTTCGCGAAATCGAAAAAAGAGGAGTTACCGGACACTGCCTTCAACTCGATAGTCGGGATACCCATTCTTTCGACTCATTTTACACAAAATTCGGAGATTGGTTAGTGGAAACCCGGGGATCAAAAAAGTTTGATTTTCTGGTCAACAACGCAGGCACGGGAATACAATCAGCCATCGCCGACACCACTGAAGAGCAATTTGACGAAATGCTGCATATCCATCTTAAAGGCGTGTTCTTTTTTACTCAAAAAGCACTGCCCCACTTAAACGATGAGGGAAGTATTATCAATATTTCTTCTGGCCTGGCTCGTTTTGCTTTTCCAGGTTACGCGGCTTACGCCATAATGAAGGGCGCTATTGAAGTATTTACACGTTATCTTGCAAAAGAACTTGGACCGAGAGGAATTACAGCCAATGTGGTAGCTCCCGGAGCCGTAGCTACCGATTTTGGAGGAGGTTCTAACCGGGATAATGAACAAAAAAGAAACCTGATCTCAAGCGTTACTGCTTTGGGCCGGGTGGGTGAAGCAGAAGATATTGGTGGCATTGTGGCCTTTTTGTGCTCCGAAGATGCCCATTGGATGACTGCCCAGCGCCTGGAAGCTTCAGGAGGAACTTTGATATAGCATGTATCACATTAACAGCATCAGCGATTACCATAAACTAGCGGGGCTCCCAAAACCGGAGCACCCGCTGGTTAGTTTGGTCGATTACAGCCAGGTGAATTACCCCAATGATCAAGAGGAGATAAGTCTGGTTCAAGGAAACTATGTGATTGCCTTGAAGCGGGGCGTTCAGGGCAAAATGCGCTACGGTCAGCAGCCCTATGATTTCGATGAGGGCTTGATGTCATTTATCGCTCCTCAGCAGGTTGTGAGAATAAAGACCCATGTTAATCCTGAGCAGAAACCAAGTGGATGGCTGCTTTTGTTTCACCCCGATTTTTTGTGGAACACCTCCCTGGCTCAATCCATCAGGGAATTTGATTTTTTCGATTACGAGGTTCATGAGGCCCTGTTTCTATCCGATAAGGAGGAGCAATCCATCATGGGTATTATGCAAAACATTCGGCAGGAATACCATTCCAACATCGACGCCTTTAGTCAAAAGATCATCATCTCTCAAATGGAGGTTTTGCTGAACTATGCTCAACGATTTTACCAAAGGCAGTTTATTACCCGCAAGAAATCCAACCATGAAATTTTGAGCAAATTGGAGCAACTCCTTCAGGATTACTTCGACCAGCAAGACTTAAGGCACTCCGGCCTTCCCCAGGTACAAGACCTGGCTGATCAACTCAACCTGTCTCCCAATTACCTCAGCTCTATGCTCAAGGTAGTTACCGGCCAGAATACGCAGCAACACATCCACAACAAACTCATTGAAAAAGCCAAGGAGAAGTTGACAAGCACTCAACTCTCCGTCAGTGAAATTGCCTATGATTTGGGATTTGAGCACTCTCAATCCTTTAGTCGGTTGTTTAAGAACAAGGTGAAGGTATCGCCGCTTGAGTTTCGCCGATGGTTTGAGAAGTAATTGGAGGTTTTGCGAATTCTTCTAATACCCAGCGGATAAAAGCGAGTGAATCATAATTCTGGCATGTTTTTGGAGATATCGTTCAAAAACAAGGAATCAATCATGAGCCATTCCCACAACATTCTATTGCTATTTTTTATCAGTATTCTACCCTTTAGCGGCTTCGGTCAACAAGACTCAAGACTCATT is a window encoding:
- a CDS encoding SDR family oxidoreductase, which encodes MTPRKVALVTGGSRGLGKEMALRIAEYNIDVVITYHQNEAAALEVVREIEKRGVTGHCLQLDSRDTHSFDSFYTKFGDWLVETRGSKKFDFLVNNAGTGIQSAIADTTEEQFDEMLHIHLKGVFFFTQKALPHLNDEGSIINISSGLARFAFPGYAAYAIMKGAIEVFTRYLAKELGPRGITANVVAPGAVATDFGGGSNRDNEQKRNLISSVTALGRVGEAEDIGGIVAFLCSEDAHWMTAQRLEASGGTLI
- a CDS encoding helix-turn-helix transcriptional regulator yields the protein MYHINSISDYHKLAGLPKPEHPLVSLVDYSQVNYPNDQEEISLVQGNYVIALKRGVQGKMRYGQQPYDFDEGLMSFIAPQQVVRIKTHVNPEQKPSGWLLLFHPDFLWNTSLAQSIREFDFFDYEVHEALFLSDKEEQSIMGIMQNIRQEYHSNIDAFSQKIIISQMEVLLNYAQRFYQRQFITRKKSNHEILSKLEQLLQDYFDQQDLRHSGLPQVQDLADQLNLSPNYLSSMLKVVTGQNTQQHIHNKLIEKAKEKLTSTQLSVSEIAYDLGFEHSQSFSRLFKNKVKVSPLEFRRWFEK